The following are from one region of the Hymenobacter sp. YIM 151858-1 genome:
- a CDS encoding D-alanine--D-alanine ligase family protein has protein sequence MRIGIFFGGPSREREISFAGGRTVYDNLDKSLFQAVPVFVDSHGNFILLDWQYLYKGTIRDFYPPVSAVPQSDLKLQVYLESLGELSHQEQDRIIAEVGRRLRPDELAELIDFAFLALHGPAGEDGAIQGLLEWYGIPYSGSGILPSAFGIDKIAQKTLIHALGLPSPAFRVLTAEEFDAADPAALLAYLQRELGLPLVLKAPRQGSSIGVSIVRDADVAKFTAAVERSLFRRTVTRDDWQRLGAHDRIAWAQHLTDIREGIGLPVVIDEALSYQPSAVSGVQAQEANSQQPAANNFIYHPEELLRALDERLLLQDSVRLTNVQGEQQVLVEAFVQGREFSCIVVEDVDGTPLALPPTEIVKGTEVFDYRSKYLPGMARKVTPIELPEADIQRIREQCEQLFRTFGFQVYARLDGFITESGEIFLNDPNTTSGMLPASFFFHQAAEIGLNPSQFLTYIVRTSLAARRRGGLQPIKLGRKLHQLDQAVAGRQQEERQRTKVAVIMGGYSSERHISVESGRNIYEKLSSSAKYEPVPVFLTGSSQDYQLYVLPINIMLKDNADDIRDKVRHYEAGHGPHPILERIRQEASKITHTYAAQAVAVPEKLTFEQLAERVDEVFIALHGRPGEDGALQQQLERVGLPYNGSGVKSSSITINKFETNRLLREAGLRVADHRLAARLEWEADPEGFFASLEQQFAYPFIAKPSDDGCSSAVKKIKNRQELEAFTRLIFRDQEDLHEDAARTLNLGFKEEFPRKEVFLVETLISRDGAKHFLEITGGLLTHRRDDGGRDIEVFEASEALATGEVLSLEEKFLAGEGQNITPARYAADPAERQRVSEEVKKVLRRVAEVLNIEGYARIDAFVRVRDNGEVEVLIIEVNSLPGMTPATCIFHQTALAGYTPYDFIDRILEYGKTRSVKELEK, from the coding sequence ATGAGAATTGGCATTTTCTTCGGTGGCCCGTCGCGTGAGCGGGAAATTTCCTTTGCTGGCGGCCGCACGGTTTACGATAACCTCGATAAGTCGCTGTTTCAGGCCGTTCCGGTCTTCGTAGACAGCCACGGCAACTTCATTCTGCTCGACTGGCAGTACCTCTACAAGGGTACCATCCGCGACTTCTACCCGCCCGTGTCGGCTGTGCCGCAATCGGACCTGAAGCTGCAGGTGTACCTCGAGAGCCTGGGCGAGCTAAGCCACCAGGAGCAAGACCGCATCATCGCGGAGGTAGGCCGCCGCCTGCGCCCCGACGAGCTGGCCGAGCTGATCGACTTCGCGTTCCTGGCCCTGCACGGCCCGGCCGGCGAAGACGGCGCCATTCAGGGCTTGCTCGAGTGGTACGGCATCCCCTACTCCGGCTCCGGCATTTTGCCCTCGGCTTTCGGCATCGATAAGATTGCCCAGAAAACCCTGATCCATGCCCTAGGTCTGCCTTCGCCGGCCTTCCGCGTGCTCACGGCCGAGGAGTTCGACGCTGCCGACCCGGCTGCCCTGCTGGCTTACCTGCAGCGCGAATTGGGCTTGCCGCTCGTACTGAAAGCGCCGCGCCAGGGCTCGAGCATCGGCGTAAGCATTGTGCGCGATGCCGACGTGGCCAAGTTCACGGCCGCCGTAGAGCGCAGCCTGTTCCGCCGCACCGTAACCCGCGACGACTGGCAGCGCCTAGGTGCCCACGACCGCATTGCCTGGGCGCAGCACCTCACCGACATTCGCGAAGGCATTGGCCTGCCGGTAGTTATTGACGAAGCTCTTAGCTATCAGCCATCAGCTGTTAGCGGCGTTCAAGCACAAGAAGCTAACAGCCAACAGCCAGCAGCTAACAACTTCATCTACCATCCCGAAGAGCTGCTGCGGGCCCTCGATGAGCGCCTCCTGCTTCAGGATTCCGTTCGCCTCACCAACGTGCAGGGCGAGCAGCAGGTGCTGGTCGAAGCCTTCGTGCAGGGCCGCGAGTTTTCGTGCATCGTAGTGGAGGATGTTGACGGTACGCCGCTGGCCCTGCCCCCTACTGAAATCGTGAAGGGCACCGAGGTGTTCGACTACCGCTCGAAGTACCTGCCCGGCATGGCCCGCAAGGTGACGCCCATTGAGCTGCCCGAGGCCGATATTCAGCGCATCCGCGAGCAGTGCGAGCAGCTGTTTCGCACGTTCGGCTTCCAGGTGTATGCCCGATTGGATGGCTTCATCACCGAAAGCGGCGAGATTTTCCTGAACGACCCGAACACCACGTCGGGCATGCTGCCGGCTTCGTTCTTCTTCCACCAGGCCGCGGAAATCGGGCTCAACCCCTCGCAGTTCCTCACCTATATTGTGCGCACCTCGTTGGCGGCGCGCCGCCGCGGCGGTTTGCAGCCCATTAAGCTGGGCCGCAAGCTGCACCAGCTCGACCAGGCCGTGGCCGGTCGTCAGCAGGAGGAGCGGCAGCGCACCAAGGTGGCCGTAATTATGGGCGGCTATTCGTCGGAGCGTCACATTTCGGTAGAGAGTGGCCGCAACATCTACGAGAAGCTGTCGTCGTCGGCGAAGTACGAGCCGGTGCCGGTGTTCCTCACGGGTTCGTCGCAGGATTATCAGCTGTACGTGCTGCCCATCAATATCATGTTGAAGGACAACGCCGACGACATTCGCGACAAGGTGCGCCATTACGAGGCCGGCCACGGCCCGCACCCCATTCTGGAGCGCATTCGGCAGGAGGCTTCCAAAATCACGCACACCTACGCCGCGCAAGCCGTGGCGGTGCCCGAAAAGCTGACGTTCGAGCAGCTGGCCGAGCGCGTTGACGAGGTATTTATTGCCTTGCACGGCCGCCCCGGCGAAGACGGTGCCCTGCAGCAGCAGCTCGAGCGTGTGGGCCTGCCCTACAACGGCTCGGGCGTGAAGTCGAGCAGCATCACCATCAACAAGTTCGAAACCAACCGCCTGCTGCGCGAAGCCGGCCTGCGCGTAGCCGACCACCGCCTGGCCGCTCGCCTGGAGTGGGAAGCCGACCCCGAAGGCTTCTTCGCGTCGCTGGAACAGCAGTTCGCTTATCCGTTCATCGCGAAGCCCTCGGACGACGGCTGCTCATCGGCGGTGAAGAAGATCAAGAACCGCCAGGAGCTGGAGGCCTTTACTCGCCTGATTTTCCGCGACCAGGAAGACCTGCACGAAGACGCCGCCCGCACCCTCAACCTAGGGTTTAAAGAGGAATTCCCCCGCAAGGAGGTGTTCCTGGTTGAAACGCTGATTTCGCGCGACGGCGCCAAGCACTTCCTCGAAATCACGGGTGGTTTGCTGACGCACCGCCGCGACGATGGTGGCCGCGACATTGAGGTGTTCGAAGCCTCCGAAGCCCTGGCTACGGGCGAGGTGCTGAGCCTGGAGGAGAAATTCCTGGCCGGCGAAGGGCAAAACATTACGCCCGCCCGCTACGCCGCCGACCCGGCCGAGCGCCAGCGCGTTTCAGAGGAAGTAAAGAAGGTGTTGCGCCGCGTGGCCGAAGTGCTGAACATCGAGGGCTACGCCCGTATCGATGCGTTTGTGCGGGTGCGCGACAACGGCGAGGTAGAGGTGCTCATCATCGAGGTGAACTCGCTGCCGGGCATGACGCCCGCCACCTGCATCTTCCACCAAACGGCGCTGGCCGGCTACACGCCCTACGACTTCATCGACCGCATTCTGGAGTACGGCAAAACGCGTTCAGTTAAAGAGTTAGAGAAGTAG
- a CDS encoding PASTA domain-containing protein, with product MAFLKSDTWFDLLKHLLVITGVSLLLLFLFFFVYLPVTTNHGETIAVPKVTGMQMADLDSYLDDRDLAYFVDDSTYRPDIRPGTVLTQDPKPGEKVKEGRKIYIQVAMKNPPVIKMPKLTEGSQKNAQMILSSYGLTVGTLTFVPDLRQNAVLKQMVNGKEIEPGAPIAKGTRVDLVVGDGLGNQEFPVPNVVGMPADEAATLLAGQGLVPGETFYQEPEEGQQEGTIVKQRPEATPNATIRSGQLVDLWVAGKEPIKAVQ from the coding sequence ATGGCTTTCCTTAAATCCGATACTTGGTTCGACCTGCTGAAGCACCTGCTGGTGATTACGGGCGTGTCGTTGCTGCTGCTGTTCCTGTTCTTCTTTGTGTATCTGCCCGTTACCACCAACCACGGCGAGACGATTGCGGTACCGAAAGTAACGGGCATGCAAATGGCTGACCTGGACAGCTACCTCGACGACCGCGACCTGGCGTACTTCGTCGACGACAGCACGTACCGGCCCGATATACGGCCCGGCACCGTGCTCACGCAAGACCCCAAGCCGGGCGAAAAGGTGAAGGAAGGCCGGAAAATCTACATTCAGGTGGCCATGAAGAACCCGCCCGTCATCAAAATGCCCAAGCTGACGGAAGGCTCGCAGAAAAACGCCCAGATGATCCTGAGCAGCTACGGCCTGACGGTGGGTACGCTCACCTTCGTGCCCGATCTGCGCCAGAATGCCGTGCTGAAGCAAATGGTGAACGGGAAGGAAATTGAGCCCGGGGCTCCCATTGCCAAAGGCACCCGCGTCGACCTTGTAGTGGGCGACGGCCTCGGTAACCAGGAGTTCCCGGTGCCCAACGTAGTAGGCATGCCCGCCGACGAAGCCGCTACGCTGTTGGCCGGCCAAGGCCTGGTACCCGGCGAAACCTTCTACCAGGAGCCCGAAGAAGGCCAGCAGGAAGGCACCATTGTGAAGCAGCGCCCCGAGGCTACGCCGAACGCGACTATTCGCTCGGGTCAGCTCGTCGACCTGTGGGTGGCGGGCAAGGAGCCTATCAAAGCCGTGCAATAA
- a CDS encoding T9SS type A sorting domain-containing protein: MIYRLRLPFVVCALLLALGVRPAAVLAQQAGALPLPADPARAAQHQAPTARRGNVLLTLPFFEDFAGQREGAPHPDRWEPKGGVLVNERFSLAPPSRGIATFDGLNAQGRSYGTTSSFSFTDTLTSHPIDLSAVRPADRTFLSFFWQAGSIVGAPSAQSSTRPVFLQLEFLDNTQNWVVVWRKPSQGLRTDFTQRFIAVNEARFLHANFRFRFRSSGNQFGTRDTWNLDYLVLDRNRDTTNVSYADVVLSRPLSSLLERYTAMPVWQYNAAANPAQELNDSTFTTFNNLDAGAVPPTPFSWTGTVRLLPAGAPRQFLTGGASLGPGTRQFYIGGPVGTNPVPVTSDPKRIEHSIYISLLNSSANPRTAPNDTVRRITELNNYFAYDDGSAEGTTLLRQSEARATSRAMRFAVNRPDQLRSVRFYFAGATAAPGTAVPTDVTLTFAVWDATGPNGLPAEQPRVTKSKTLKTDAALGGLQEVVFDQPVPVSGNFYVGYIQPATNLFIQFGADLNSRQPRNAFYDNETGVWVVFSNRDVVPMLRPVMTGTVTGTRPPKTASNIQVYPNPSRGTVQVAGRYARAALVDALGREVWRQPVNEAGQPQLNLRAVTAGVYLLRLTLPDGSLSTHRLVLQP; encoded by the coding sequence ATGATTTATCGGCTACGTTTACCATTTGTCGTTTGTGCATTACTGCTGGCCCTAGGCGTGCGCCCGGCCGCAGTACTGGCGCAGCAAGCCGGCGCGCTCCCGTTGCCGGCCGATCCGGCCCGCGCCGCCCAGCACCAAGCCCCCACCGCGCGGCGCGGCAACGTGCTGCTTACCCTTCCGTTTTTCGAAGACTTTGCCGGCCAGCGCGAGGGCGCGCCCCACCCCGACCGTTGGGAGCCCAAAGGCGGTGTGCTCGTGAACGAGCGTTTTTCGCTGGCGCCGCCTTCGCGCGGCATTGCCACCTTCGATGGCCTCAATGCCCAGGGCCGGTCGTACGGCACCACCTCGTCGTTCAGCTTCACCGACACGCTTACCTCGCACCCCATCGACCTGAGCGCGGTGCGCCCAGCCGACCGCACCTTCCTGAGTTTTTTCTGGCAGGCGGGCAGCATTGTGGGCGCGCCCTCGGCGCAGTCAAGCACGCGGCCGGTGTTTCTGCAGCTTGAGTTTCTCGACAACACCCAAAACTGGGTAGTGGTGTGGCGTAAGCCCAGCCAAGGGCTGCGCACCGATTTCACCCAGCGCTTTATTGCCGTAAACGAGGCCCGTTTTCTGCACGCCAATTTCCGTTTTCGCTTCCGCAGCTCGGGCAACCAGTTTGGCACGCGCGACACCTGGAACCTCGATTACCTGGTACTCGACCGCAACCGCGACACCACCAACGTATCGTATGCCGATGTGGTGTTGAGCCGGCCGCTGTCGTCGTTGCTGGAGCGCTACACTGCTATGCCGGTGTGGCAATACAACGCGGCTGCCAACCCTGCGCAAGAGCTAAACGACAGCACCTTCACCACCTTCAACAACCTCGATGCGGGCGCGGTACCGCCTACCCCGTTCTCCTGGACGGGCACGGTGCGCCTGCTGCCCGCGGGCGCGCCCCGGCAGTTCCTGACGGGGGGCGCCTCCCTAGGTCCCGGTACCCGGCAATTCTACATCGGCGGGCCGGTGGGCACCAACCCCGTGCCCGTTACCTCCGACCCCAAGCGCATCGAGCACAGCATTTACATTTCGCTGCTGAATAGCTCCGCCAACCCGCGCACCGCCCCCAACGACACCGTGCGCCGCATCACCGAGCTCAACAACTACTTCGCCTACGACGACGGCTCGGCCGAGGGCACCACGCTGCTGCGCCAAAGCGAGGCGCGGGCCACCTCGCGGGCCATGCGCTTTGCGGTTAACCGGCCCGACCAACTGCGGAGCGTGCGCTTTTACTTTGCCGGCGCCACGGCGGCCCCGGGCACGGCGGTACCCACCGACGTTACCTTAACCTTTGCGGTGTGGGACGCCACCGGGCCCAACGGCTTGCCCGCCGAGCAGCCCCGGGTAACCAAGTCGAAAACGCTGAAAACCGATGCTGCCCTAGGTGGCCTGCAGGAGGTGGTATTCGATCAGCCGGTGCCGGTGAGCGGCAACTTCTACGTGGGCTACATTCAGCCCGCCACCAACCTGTTTATTCAGTTCGGGGCCGACCTAAACAGCCGCCAGCCGCGCAACGCTTTCTACGACAACGAAACCGGCGTGTGGGTGGTGTTTTCGAACCGCGACGTGGTGCCCATGCTGCGGCCCGTAATGACGGGCACCGTAACCGGCACGCGCCCCCCCAAAACTGCGTCCAACATTCAGGTGTACCCCAACCCCAGCCGCGGCACCGTGCAAGTGGCAGGCCGTTATGCCCGGGCCGCGCTGGTTGATGCCCTAGGTCGGGAGGTGTGGCGGCAGCCGGTCAACGAGGCCGGCCAGCCGCAACTGAACCTCCGCGCGGTAACTGCCGGCGTGTATTTATTACGCCTCACCTTGCCCGACGGCAGCCTGAGCACGCATCGCCTGGTGCTGCAGCCGTAA
- a CDS encoding rhodanese-like domain-containing protein, with protein sequence MNDITPTELKERQQQNQAPVIIDVREPWEHEETRINGSQNIPLGELPAKLEDLEGLKNQEVVVHCKGGGRSATAKALMQQHGFQNVRNLLGGIMAYNAQ encoded by the coding sequence ATGAACGACATCACCCCCACCGAACTAAAAGAGCGTCAGCAGCAAAACCAAGCTCCGGTTATCATCGACGTGCGCGAGCCGTGGGAACACGAGGAAACCCGCATCAACGGCAGCCAGAACATTCCGCTGGGCGAGCTGCCCGCTAAGCTGGAGGACCTCGAAGGCCTGAAAAACCAGGAAGTAGTAGTGCATTGCAAAGGCGGCGGCCGCTCGGCTACGGCCAAAGCCCTGATGCAGCAGCACGGCTTCCAGAACGTGCGCAACCTGTTGGGCGGCATCATGGCCTACAACGCGCAGTAA
- a CDS encoding RecQ family ATP-dependent DNA helicase, translating to MPAPTDDILSVLRQHWGHKAFRSGQEEIIRSVLAGHDTLALLPTGGGKSICFQVPTLAKDGLCLVISPLIALMKDQVENLRKRGIKAEAVYAGMSHRDIDQTLDNCVYGPVKFLYVSPERLLTEMFRARVGKMKVQLIAVDEAHCLSQWGYDFRPPYLQISALRELLLGVPVLALTATATEEVRHDIRQKLNFGPAGQTFQRSFQRPNLSYSVLHTEDKLQRLLQVLKGVGPGKTAVVYARTRKQTEQAAAWLQQNGLSAAAYHAGLAADQRTRVQQDWTNDKTRIVVATNAFGMGIDKPDVRCVVHLDAPDSLEAYYQEAGRAGRDELYAFAVLLWGPNDAHEMRRRVALGHPPIDVVRRVYQALANYSGTAVGGGELVAFDFDLQQFASTYRLKPIDAHNAMRVLEKAGLVQLNEAVFSPAKVHIPLDVRDLYRFQVANERHDQLIKAILRLYGGEVFSSFQNISEGALSQQLRWSTVDVRKTLEYLHKSGIVQYQPRHESPQALFTTPRHDAAKLPLDARALETARERDLLKTEAVINYANGTRCRQQLLLEYFGELDSKPCRICDHCLAEKRRQQKPVVATDLREQVLAQLRTTPRTPRELLAGFQPSQADALTSLLRDLVDTGVLRYTDAGQLEAA from the coding sequence GTGCCTGCACCTACCGACGACATCCTTTCCGTACTGCGCCAGCACTGGGGGCACAAGGCGTTCCGGTCGGGGCAGGAGGAAATAATCCGCTCGGTATTGGCCGGCCACGACACCCTGGCCTTATTGCCCACCGGCGGCGGCAAAAGCATTTGCTTTCAGGTGCCCACCTTGGCCAAAGACGGACTTTGTCTGGTCATCTCGCCGCTGATTGCGCTGATGAAAGACCAGGTAGAAAACCTGCGCAAGCGCGGCATTAAGGCCGAGGCGGTGTACGCCGGCATGAGCCACCGCGACATCGACCAGACCCTCGATAACTGCGTGTACGGGCCGGTAAAGTTTCTGTACGTGTCGCCGGAGCGGCTGCTGACTGAAATGTTTAGGGCGCGCGTGGGCAAGATGAAGGTGCAGCTGATTGCCGTGGATGAGGCGCACTGCCTGTCGCAGTGGGGCTACGACTTTCGGCCGCCTTACCTGCAAATCAGTGCCTTGCGCGAGCTGCTGCTGGGTGTGCCGGTGCTGGCCCTTACGGCCACCGCCACCGAGGAGGTGCGCCACGACATTCGGCAGAAGCTGAACTTCGGCCCCGCGGGCCAAACGTTCCAGCGCAGCTTTCAGCGACCCAACCTTTCGTACTCGGTGCTGCACACCGAGGACAAGCTGCAGCGCCTGCTGCAAGTGCTGAAGGGGGTGGGGCCGGGCAAAACGGCGGTGGTGTATGCCCGCACCCGCAAGCAAACCGAGCAGGCCGCGGCCTGGCTGCAGCAAAACGGCCTGAGCGCCGCCGCTTACCACGCCGGCCTCGCCGCCGACCAGCGCACCCGCGTGCAGCAGGACTGGACCAACGACAAAACGCGCATCGTGGTGGCTACCAACGCCTTTGGCATGGGTATCGATAAGCCCGATGTGCGCTGCGTGGTACACCTCGATGCGCCCGATTCGCTCGAAGCCTACTACCAGGAGGCGGGCCGCGCCGGCCGCGACGAGCTGTACGCTTTTGCCGTGCTGCTGTGGGGCCCCAACGACGCCCACGAAATGCGCCGCCGCGTGGCCCTGGGGCATCCGCCCATCGATGTGGTGCGGCGCGTGTACCAAGCCCTGGCCAACTACTCCGGCACAGCCGTGGGCGGGGGCGAGCTCGTGGCGTTCGACTTTGACTTGCAGCAGTTTGCCAGCACGTACCGCCTCAAGCCCATTGATGCGCACAACGCAATGCGCGTGCTTGAAAAGGCAGGTCTGGTGCAACTAAACGAGGCAGTTTTCAGCCCGGCCAAGGTGCATATCCCGCTCGACGTGCGCGATTTATACCGCTTTCAGGTGGCCAACGAGCGGCACGACCAGCTCATCAAAGCCATTCTGCGTTTGTACGGCGGCGAGGTGTTCAGCTCGTTTCAGAATATTTCGGAAGGAGCGTTGTCGCAGCAGCTGCGTTGGAGCACCGTGGATGTGCGCAAAACCCTGGAGTACCTGCACAAATCGGGCATAGTGCAGTACCAGCCGCGGCACGAGTCGCCGCAGGCGCTGTTTACCACCCCGCGGCACGATGCCGCCAAATTGCCGCTCGATGCGAGGGCCCTGGAAACGGCGCGTGAGCGTGATCTGCTGAAAACCGAAGCCGTAATCAACTACGCCAACGGCACGCGCTGCCGCCAGCAACTGTTGCTGGAGTATTTCGGCGAGCTGGATAGCAAGCCCTGCCGCATCTGCGACCATTGCCTTGCCGAAAAACGCCGGCAGCAAAAGCCAGTGGTAGCCACCGATCTGCGCGAGCAGGTACTGGCTCAGCTTCGTACTACGCCGCGTACTCCGCGCGAGCTGCTGGCTGGTTTTCAGCCCAGCCAAGCCGATGCGCTGACCTCGCTGCTGCGCGACCTGGTGGATACCGGCGTACTGCGCTACACCGATGCCGGCCAACTAGAAGCCGCCTAG